A single Providencia manganoxydans DNA region contains:
- the yfcD gene encoding NUDIX hydrolase YfcD has product MDEQTEVVEWVDIVDDNNEVIAQATRRQMRAENLRHRATYIVVHDGMGKILVQRRTDIKDFYPGYLDATAGGVVTQGENILDSAKREAQEELGVSGVPFAEHGLFYYEGENCRIWGGLFSCVSHGPFALQESEIVEVSWLTPDEISARCDEFTPDSLKALSLWLTRNNQFDKAISCADS; this is encoded by the coding sequence ATGGATGAACAAACCGAAGTGGTTGAATGGGTTGATATTGTTGATGACAACAATGAGGTGATTGCCCAGGCAACTCGCAGACAAATGCGTGCAGAAAATCTACGTCATCGTGCGACCTACATTGTTGTCCATGATGGCATGGGAAAAATTTTGGTACAAAGGCGAACTGATATCAAAGATTTTTATCCAGGTTATTTGGATGCAACGGCAGGTGGAGTGGTAACTCAAGGCGAAAATATTCTTGATTCCGCAAAGCGTGAAGCACAAGAGGAGCTTGGGGTTTCTGGAGTACCATTTGCTGAGCATGGCTTATTTTATTACGAAGGTGAGAACTGTCGTATTTGGGGCGGTTTGTTTAGTTGTGTTAGTCATGGCCCATTTGCTTTACAGGAATCTGAAATTGTTGAAGTCAGTTGGTTAACACCTGATGAAATTAGCGCGCGTTGTGATGAGTTCACTCCAGATTCACTGAAAGCACTCTCCTTATGGTTAACGCGTAATAATCAATTTGATAAAGCCATTTCTTGTGCTGATAGCTAG
- a CDS encoding M24 family metallopeptidase — translation MTTYKDISFLKKQHLENVTKKARQIMERDDIEVLIATVADNFYHLTGFASFFMYTFRQTGTAIAVIFRDPAIKSLVIMNEFEAANLQLEMPNAHIVTFPIWVDVDDPYNPDHGKVIKPRPINSPIEAIFSLLKDALADVKGDGKQVAIELNQISYAGKVWLDKVIPELNLVDSAPLFNELRMIKSEWEIVQLRKSAEITEAGIQAASELIKVGCTSAELTAAFKAKVMQYPETNYSRFNLISVGSDFSPKMLPDNMPAKEGDLIKFDCGVDVAGYGADIARTFVVGKANDKVSSLYQTIQKGHEYMLSRVAPGVQLSDVFNDTMALIRNSGLPHYNRGHLGHGDGVFTGLEEAPFVSAAAQEVFKAGMVISLETPYYGIGVGSIMIEDMLLITEDGVEMLSHLPRNLVSRG, via the coding sequence ATGACAACATATAAAGATATCTCTTTTTTGAAAAAACAACACCTTGAGAATGTCACAAAGAAAGCGCGTCAAATCATGGAACGTGATGATATCGAAGTGCTCATCGCAACAGTTGCTGATAACTTCTATCATCTAACAGGATTTGCGAGTTTCTTTATGTATACCTTTAGACAAACGGGTACAGCGATTGCCGTTATTTTTCGTGATCCTGCGATAAAATCACTGGTTATTATGAATGAATTTGAAGCGGCAAATTTGCAATTAGAAATGCCGAATGCACATATCGTAACTTTCCCTATTTGGGTTGATGTTGATGATCCGTACAACCCCGACCATGGCAAAGTGATAAAGCCACGACCGATTAATAGCCCAATTGAAGCTATCTTCAGCTTATTAAAAGACGCTCTAGCAGATGTTAAAGGGGATGGTAAACAGGTTGCTATCGAGTTAAATCAAATTAGCTACGCAGGCAAAGTGTGGTTAGACAAAGTGATCCCTGAACTCAATTTAGTGGATTCTGCGCCGTTATTTAATGAATTGCGTATGATTAAAAGTGAGTGGGAAATAGTGCAGCTAAGAAAAAGTGCGGAAATTACCGAAGCAGGTATTCAAGCTGCAAGTGAGTTAATTAAAGTTGGGTGTACTTCAGCCGAGTTAACCGCAGCGTTTAAAGCGAAAGTTATGCAATATCCTGAAACGAACTATAGCCGTTTTAATTTGATCTCGGTAGGCAGTGATTTTTCACCCAAAATGTTACCTGACAATATGCCAGCCAAAGAGGGTGATTTAATTAAGTTTGATTGTGGTGTTGATGTGGCTGGCTATGGCGCTGATATCGCTAGAACATTTGTGGTGGGTAAAGCAAATGACAAAGTTTCATCGCTTTATCAAACCATCCAGAAAGGGCATGAATATATGTTAAGCCGAGTTGCACCGGGAGTGCAATTAAGTGATGTCTTTAATGACACTATGGCATTAATTCGTAATTCTGGCTTGCCTCACTACAATCGTGGTCATTTAGGTCATGGTGACGGTGTTTTTACTGGGTTAGAGGAAGCCCCGTTTGTGAGTGCGGCGGCACAGGAAGTGTTTAAAGCGGGTATGGTAATAAGCCTTGAAACACCTTATTACGGCATTGGGGTTGGAAGTATTATGATCGAAGATATGTTGTTGATCACCGAGGATGGAGTCGAAATGCTGAGCCATCTACCACGAAATTTAGTTTCTCGTGGTTAA
- a CDS encoding DUF3311 domain-containing protein, giving the protein MKWYHFLVIFPLLALTVGIYYANRVEPFVMGLPFLMFWIVAWVVVSALIMLLINVLDSRHSKEEQ; this is encoded by the coding sequence ATGAAATGGTATCACTTTTTGGTCATCTTTCCTTTACTAGCGCTGACGGTAGGTATTTATTATGCCAATCGTGTAGAACCGTTTGTGATGGGACTGCCGTTTTTAATGTTTTGGATCGTTGCTTGGGTGGTTGTTAGTGCACTTATTATGCTGCTAATTAATGTATTAGACTCTAGACACAGTAAGGAAGAACAATGA
- a CDS encoding sodium:solute symporter family protein: MSSALVVITLFFLFSIYLALRAKKGKTMDHEGWSVGGRSYGALLVFLLSAGEIYTTFTFLGGSGWAYGKGPAILYTLAVNAFMGIFLYWVHPRVWRFAKENDIRTISDFFGAKYHSQGLALLVSLISIAAMVPLFVLQLKGLGIIVSQASYGAIPADMAIWIGIIAVTLFVMISGIHGSAWTSALKDLMILLVVLFIGIYIPLHYYGSFGDMFRAIDTASPGFLTFSEKGLNIPWYISTIFLSVVAYFCWPHYMAAVFTAKNEKSLKRNSILIPAYSLIMLFAFFVGYAAILQIPHLDGSQVDLSLFEISKATFSPVIVGLIGAAGMLTALVPGSMLLLTTSNMLAGVVQKALNVSEEKRQSGIYARFMVPLVALVSLYFIFHSNDTLVAIMLLGVNIVAQFFPALLMSFRKYNPMSAAGAIAGIIAGVLFLAITYIEHISLSQLFPWLSEGLEFMNIGIAAFILNILVATIVSLFTVKK, from the coding sequence ATGAGCTCAGCATTAGTTGTTATTACGCTGTTTTTCCTGTTTAGCATTTATCTTGCGCTTAGAGCCAAAAAAGGTAAAACCATGGATCACGAAGGGTGGTCGGTGGGAGGGCGTAGTTATGGTGCGTTGTTGGTTTTTTTACTCAGTGCAGGCGAAATTTATACCACTTTTACCTTTTTAGGGGGAAGTGGTTGGGCATATGGTAAAGGACCCGCAATTCTATATACATTAGCCGTCAATGCATTTATGGGGATCTTTTTGTATTGGGTGCACCCACGAGTTTGGCGATTTGCTAAAGAAAATGATATCAGAACGATTTCAGATTTCTTTGGGGCGAAATACCATAGTCAAGGTTTAGCATTGTTAGTTAGTTTAATTTCAATTGCAGCAATGGTACCTTTATTTGTCTTACAGCTTAAAGGGTTGGGGATCATTGTGTCTCAGGCCTCTTATGGCGCAATTCCTGCTGATATGGCGATTTGGATTGGGATCATTGCTGTTACTTTGTTTGTGATGATTTCAGGTATTCATGGTTCTGCATGGACATCAGCGTTAAAAGATTTGATGATATTACTGGTAGTGTTATTTATCGGTATTTATATTCCGCTGCATTATTATGGCAGTTTTGGTGATATGTTCCGTGCGATTGATACCGCAAGCCCCGGCTTTTTAACCTTTTCAGAAAAAGGGTTAAATATTCCTTGGTATATTTCCACTATCTTCTTATCGGTAGTTGCCTATTTTTGTTGGCCACATTATATGGCGGCGGTATTTACGGCAAAAAATGAAAAGTCATTGAAACGCAATAGTATTTTAATTCCTGCTTATAGTTTGATCATGTTATTTGCTTTCTTTGTGGGCTATGCTGCAATCCTACAAATACCTCATCTTGACGGCTCACAAGTTGATTTATCGTTATTTGAAATTTCTAAGGCGACTTTTTCACCCGTCATTGTCGGTTTAATTGGTGCCGCGGGAATGTTAACCGCATTGGTTCCAGGTTCGATGTTGCTGCTGACAACATCGAATATGTTAGCGGGGGTGGTGCAAAAAGCGTTAAATGTCAGTGAAGAAAAACGCCAATCTGGTATTTATGCACGCTTTATGGTGCCACTGGTTGCTTTAGTCAGTTTGTATTTTATTTTCCACAGTAATGATACTTTGGTAGCGATAATGCTACTTGGTGTCAATATTGTTGCGCAGTTTTTCCCTGCGTTATTAATGAGTTTTAGAAAATATAATCCGATGTCAGCTGCTGGGGCGATCGCAGGCATTATTGCAGGCGTACTTTTCCTCGCTATCACTTATATTGAACATATCTCATTATCTCAATTATTCCCTTGGTTAAGCGAGGGACTTGAGTTTATGAATATCGGTATTGCTGCATTTATATTAAATATACTTGTTGCTACGATTGTATCTTTATTTACTGTTAAAAAATAA
- a CDS encoding MFS transporter translates to MTNLMRKFGFSSHTVIQLLFITANAQLLYAFWDLRNSLPLGFPVAMGISDAQAGQLYSMQGLVILLGTIGLGWIGDRFKVRNIMFLTTLGVGCISLFIALNSPGLSMPTLLLCFFLMLLLSEVLFKPANFKAVSLSTTKEHQGVAFGMFEFGRGLLAFLLSLVWAAMVYFEASSRIMMITASVIVLATAIFIFLAVSKDARVGDDTESASSVKEAVSGVFKVIKLPIVWITGLNVFCIYGTFVAAGTYFARFLQAGYGTSATVAAIFASVVIALRMLPLLSTLLVTLAFKSTAHFMRFMSFLLAILLATISILFYMNPAAVADFLPGQVPDDIVTPIVRNSIMVLMLCASACCFMIRGVYYAPIGESNIDKKNASAAMSLAITIGYLPALLAPLVLGKIIFSPQLDEHGKILREVLTPTTIISHVFIGLSILTLIAALLSWKLIKMKKAAGATQ, encoded by the coding sequence ATGACTAATTTAATGCGTAAATTTGGGTTTTCATCCCATACGGTTATCCAATTACTCTTTATCACTGCAAATGCCCAATTACTGTATGCTTTTTGGGATCTGCGTAATTCTTTACCACTAGGGTTTCCTGTTGCGATGGGCATTTCAGATGCACAGGCAGGGCAGTTATATTCAATGCAAGGCTTGGTTATTTTGTTAGGTACTATAGGGTTAGGTTGGATTGGTGACCGCTTTAAAGTACGCAATATTATGTTTCTAACTACACTCGGGGTTGGCTGTATTTCACTATTTATTGCATTAAACTCACCAGGTTTAAGTATGCCAACATTGTTATTGTGCTTTTTCTTGATGCTATTATTGAGTGAAGTTTTATTTAAACCCGCTAACTTTAAGGCGGTTAGTTTGTCGACCACTAAAGAACATCAAGGTGTTGCATTCGGTATGTTTGAGTTTGGTCGTGGTTTATTGGCATTTTTACTTAGTCTAGTTTGGGCGGCGATGGTTTATTTTGAAGCGTCTAGCCGCATCATGATGATCACCGCATCAGTGATTGTATTAGCGACTGCTATCTTTATTTTTCTTGCGGTATCTAAAGACGCACGTGTTGGTGATGACACCGAAAGTGCCAGCTCGGTGAAAGAGGCCGTTTCAGGTGTTTTTAAAGTGATTAAATTACCAATTGTGTGGATCACTGGGCTAAACGTATTTTGTATTTATGGAACATTTGTCGCTGCTGGCACCTATTTTGCGCGTTTTTTACAGGCGGGCTATGGAACCTCTGCAACGGTTGCAGCAATATTTGCTTCAGTTGTGATAGCGCTGCGGATGCTACCATTGCTTTCAACGTTATTAGTTACTTTAGCATTTAAATCAACCGCACATTTTATGCGCTTTATGTCATTTTTGTTAGCGATCTTACTTGCGACGATCAGCATACTTTTCTATATGAATCCTGCTGCGGTGGCCGATTTTTTGCCGGGACAAGTGCCAGACGATATTGTGACACCAATTGTACGTAATAGCATTATGGTACTTATGCTATGTGCTTCAGCATGTTGTTTTATGATCCGTGGTGTTTATTACGCCCCGATTGGTGAATCTAATATTGATAAGAAAAATGCCTCGGCAGCAATGTCATTGGCGATCACCATTGGTTATCTTCCCGCATTACTAGCCCCTTTAGTATTAGGTAAAATTATTTTTAGCCCACAATTAGATGAACATGGCAAAATTCTTCGTGAAGTACTTACCCCAACAACGATTATCAGTCATGTATTCATTGGTCTATCTATTTTAACTCTGATTGCGGCGTTGTTATCTTGGAAGTTAATTAAGATGAAAAAGGCCGCTGGAGCAACACAATAA
- a CDS encoding phosphatidylinositol-specific phospholipase C domain-containing protein → MINNKLPCWLKYINDNRSITELSIPGTHDAMTALCDSAYYKTQHLSLIEQLNIGVRFFDLRITRDLVAAHREWISDISAQVIFEQLQQFLAQNPSEFVLVRIQNANEKKDDFEQYKSAIQTFIADYLDNLYLPKLNDNGDIYVWPTLGEVRGKIIAIECAAPIWQVSSLGDLTWAYNWHENNNIVLQDNWNGPEIEEKIQDIDALLLPMPHYSHKLVLNHISATNGKLGDPRGYADILNPILANKLTMLQQSAGKGVLIYDFIDKDLAIKTIQTNVFDYC, encoded by the coding sequence ATGATAAATAATAAATTACCTTGTTGGTTAAAATATATTAATGATAACCGGTCAATAACTGAATTGAGCATTCCGGGGACGCATGATGCGATGACGGCCTTATGTGACAGTGCTTATTATAAAACTCAGCATCTGTCGTTGATTGAGCAACTGAATATTGGGGTACGTTTTTTTGATTTAAGGATCACGCGAGATTTGGTTGCTGCGCATCGTGAGTGGATCAGCGATATTTCCGCTCAAGTTATTTTCGAACAGTTACAGCAATTTTTAGCTCAAAATCCATCTGAGTTTGTGTTGGTACGGATCCAAAATGCCAATGAAAAAAAAGATGATTTCGAGCAATACAAATCAGCTATTCAAACCTTTATTGCTGACTATCTTGATAATCTTTATCTACCAAAACTCAATGATAATGGTGATATTTATGTATGGCCAACATTGGGTGAAGTAAGAGGGAAGATTATTGCAATTGAATGTGCTGCACCTATATGGCAGGTATCTTCATTGGGGGATCTCACTTGGGCATATAATTGGCATGAAAATAACAATATCGTATTGCAAGATAATTGGAATGGGCCTGAGATTGAAGAGAAAATACAGGACATCGATGCATTATTATTACCCATGCCGCATTATAGCCATAAACTAGTCCTCAACCATATCAGCGCAACCAATGGAAAATTAGGGGATCCTAGGGGGTATGCAGATATTCTGAATCCAATCCTTGCTAACAAATTAACGATGTTGCAACAAAGTGCAGGTAAAGGTGTGCTTATCTATGATTTTATTGATAAAGATTTGGCCATCAAAACCATTCAAACTAATGTGTTTGATTATTGTTGA
- the pta gene encoding phosphate acetyltransferase, with the protein MLIPTGTSVGLTSVSLGVVRSMEQKGVQLSVFKPIAQPRVSGQKDQTTEVLRSHSSITSIVEPLEMGYVESLLTSSKKDVLMEEIVARYHEQTKNAEVVLIEGLVPTRKHSFAQSLNYDIAKTLGAEIVFVTAPGNSTITQMKERLELVRNEFGGPRNKNIIGVIVNKVNAPVDEQGRTRPDLSEIFDDSTKATVTNITPKELECLSLPVLASIPWNFDLIATRAIDMAKHLNAEVINEGEIKTRRVKSVTFCARSIPHMLEHFRPGSLLVTSADRPDVLVSASLAAMNGVEIGALLLTGGYHIDAPIRQLCEQAFETGLPVFMVKSNTWQTSLNLQSFSLEVPADDHERIEKIQNYVARHISSEWIESLVADSERPNRLSPPAFRYQLTELARKAGKRIVLPEGDEPRTVKAASICAERGIATCVLLGNPEDIRRVASAQGIELGTGIEIVDPLKVREEYVARLVELRKNKGMTEVVAREQLEDNVVLGTLMLEKGEVDGLVSGAVHTTANTIRPPLQLIKTAPGSSLVSSVFFMLLPEQVFVYGDCAINPDPTAEQLSEIAIQSADSAKAFGIDPRVAMISYSTGNSGAGSDVEKVREATRLAQEKRPDLMIDGPLQYDAAVMADVAKSKAPNSPVAGKATVFIFPDLNTGNTTYKAVQRSADLVSIGPMLQGMRKPVNDLSRGALVDDIVYTVALTAIQAAQNENA; encoded by the coding sequence ATGTTAATTCCTACCGGCACCAGCGTTGGCCTAACCAGCGTCAGTTTAGGTGTCGTTCGCTCAATGGAACAAAAAGGTGTTCAATTGAGTGTATTTAAGCCTATCGCACAGCCGCGTGTTTCAGGTCAGAAAGACCAAACTACCGAGGTTTTACGTTCTCATTCAAGTATCACATCTATCGTCGAACCATTAGAAATGGGATATGTTGAGTCATTACTGACCTCATCAAAAAAAGACGTATTGATGGAAGAAATTGTTGCTCGTTACCATGAGCAAACTAAAAATGCAGAAGTGGTTCTGATTGAAGGTTTAGTGCCAACCCGTAAGCACTCTTTTGCCCAATCACTAAACTACGACATCGCGAAAACTTTAGGCGCTGAAATTGTGTTCGTTACTGCGCCAGGCAACAGCACAATCACTCAAATGAAAGAACGTTTAGAGTTAGTGCGTAACGAGTTCGGCGGCCCACGTAATAAAAACATCATTGGTGTCATTGTTAATAAAGTCAATGCACCTGTTGATGAACAAGGCCGTACTCGCCCTGATCTGTCTGAAATTTTTGATGACTCAACTAAAGCAACCGTCACTAATATCACACCAAAAGAATTAGAGTGCCTAAGCTTACCTGTACTGGCCTCTATTCCTTGGAACTTTGATCTGATTGCGACTCGTGCCATTGATATGGCAAAACACTTAAATGCTGAAGTGATTAACGAAGGTGAAATTAAAACTCGCCGCGTTAAATCAGTTACATTTTGTGCACGTAGCATCCCTCACATGCTAGAACACTTCCGCCCAGGTTCATTGTTGGTCACATCTGCTGACCGTCCTGATGTATTAGTTTCTGCTTCCTTAGCAGCAATGAATGGCGTTGAAATTGGTGCTTTACTATTAACTGGCGGCTACCATATCGACGCACCGATCCGCCAACTGTGCGAACAAGCCTTCGAAACCGGTTTACCCGTCTTCATGGTGAAAAGTAATACGTGGCAGACTTCATTGAACTTACAAAGCTTCAGCTTAGAAGTTCCAGCAGATGACCATGAACGTATTGAAAAAATTCAAAACTACGTTGCTCGTCATATCAGCAGCGAGTGGATTGAGTCATTAGTGGCTGATTCAGAGCGTCCAAACCGCCTGTCTCCTCCTGCATTCCGTTATCAATTAACTGAATTAGCACGTAAAGCGGGCAAACGCATTGTTCTGCCTGAAGGTGATGAACCACGTACTGTTAAAGCGGCTTCTATCTGTGCTGAACGTGGTATTGCAACTTGTGTTCTACTGGGTAATCCAGAAGATATCCGTCGTGTTGCATCCGCTCAAGGTATCGAATTAGGTACAGGTATTGAAATCGTTGACCCACTGAAAGTACGTGAAGAGTATGTTGCTCGCCTTGTTGAATTACGTAAAAACAAGGGAATGACCGAAGTTGTTGCACGTGAGCAATTAGAAGACAACGTCGTTCTCGGTACATTGATGTTGGAAAAAGGCGAAGTTGATGGCCTCGTTTCTGGCGCGGTTCACACCACAGCAAACACCATTCGCCCACCGCTACAGTTGATTAAAACTGCGCCGGGTAGCTCACTGGTGTCTTCCGTGTTCTTTATGCTATTACCTGAACAAGTTTTTGTTTACGGTGACTGTGCAATCAACCCAGATCCAACCGCTGAGCAACTGTCTGAAATCGCTATCCAATCTGCTGATTCAGCAAAGGCATTTGGTATCGACCCACGCGTTGCGATGATCTCTTACTCTACAGGTAACTCAGGTGCGGGTAGCGATGTAGAAAAAGTACGTGAAGCAACACGTCTGGCACAAGAGAAACGCCCTGATCTGATGATTGATGGCCCACTACAGTATGATGCTGCGGTAATGGCTGATGTTGCTAAGTCCAAAGCACCAAACTCACCCGTCGCAGGTAAAGCAACTGTATTTATCTTCCCTGATCTGAATACAGGTAACACCACTTATAAAGCGGTTCAACGTTCAGCGGATCTGGTTTCTATCGGTCCAATGCTGCAAGGTATGCGTAAACCTGTAAACGACTTATCTCGCGGTGCATTGGTTGATGATATTGTCTACACTGTCGCCTTAACAGCCATTCAAGCTGCACAGAATGAAAATGCTTAA
- the ackA gene encoding acetate kinase yields the protein MSSKLVLVLNCGSSSLKFAIIDPSNGDEYLSGLAECFNLPEARIKWKMDGAKHEAELGAGAAHSEALNFIVNTILAEKPELSAQIASIGHRIVHGGENFTSSVLINDEVVEGIKAAIPFAPLHNPAHLIGIEEARKAFPHLVGKNVAVFDTAFHQTMPEEAYLYALPYELYEEHSIRRYGAHGTSHFYVSREAAKKLNKPVEELNVITCHLGNGGSVTAIVNGQCVDTSMGLTPLEGLVMGTRSGDIDPAIIFHLHDSLGMSVDQINKMLTKESGLLGLTGVTSDCRYVEDNYDTKADAKRAMDVFCHRLAKYVGAYSALMEGRLDAVIFTGGIGENSAQVRELTLKKLALLGFEYDHERNLAARFGKEGLITTDNSRPALVIPTNEELVIAQDSARLTA from the coding sequence ATGTCAAGTAAGCTGGTACTGGTTCTAAACTGCGGTAGCTCCTCACTGAAATTCGCCATCATCGATCCATCTAATGGCGATGAATATTTATCTGGTTTAGCTGAGTGCTTTAATCTGCCGGAAGCCCGTATTAAGTGGAAAATGGATGGCGCTAAGCATGAAGCTGAATTAGGCGCAGGTGCTGCACACAGTGAAGCGCTGAATTTCATTGTTAACACGATCTTAGCAGAAAAACCTGAGTTGTCTGCACAAATCGCCTCTATCGGTCACCGTATTGTTCACGGTGGTGAGAATTTCACTTCATCGGTATTAATCAATGATGAAGTTGTTGAAGGCATTAAAGCAGCCATCCCATTTGCTCCACTGCACAACCCAGCTCACTTGATTGGTATCGAGGAAGCAAGAAAAGCATTCCCTCATTTGGTTGGTAAAAACGTTGCCGTATTCGATACTGCATTCCACCAGACTATGCCTGAAGAAGCATACTTGTATGCGCTACCATACGAATTATATGAAGAGCATAGCATCCGCCGTTATGGTGCTCACGGTACTAGCCATTTCTATGTGTCTCGTGAAGCCGCTAAAAAATTAAACAAACCTGTTGAAGAATTAAATGTGATCACCTGCCATCTAGGTAACGGTGGCTCAGTGACTGCGATTGTTAACGGTCAATGCGTTGATACTTCTATGGGACTAACGCCACTGGAAGGTCTGGTAATGGGTACGCGTAGTGGTGATATCGATCCTGCGATTATTTTCCATCTTCATGATTCTCTAGGTATGAGCGTTGATCAAATCAATAAGATGCTGACTAAAGAGTCAGGTCTACTTGGTTTAACTGGCGTAACCAGCGATTGCCGTTATGTTGAAGATAACTACGATACTAAAGCAGATGCGAAACGTGCGATGGATGTATTCTGCCATCGTTTAGCAAAATACGTTGGTGCATACAGCGCACTGATGGAAGGTCGTCTTGATGCTGTTATCTTTACTGGCGGTATCGGTGAGAACTCAGCTCAGGTTCGTGAACTGACACTGAAAAAACTGGCTCTGTTAGGCTTTGAATACGATCATGAGCGCAATTTAGCTGCCCGTTTCGGTAAAGAAGGTCTAATCACGACTGATAATAGCCGCCCAGCGCTAGTTATTCCAACGAACGAAGAGTTAGTGATTGCCCAAGACTCTGCTCGCTTAACCGCTTAA
- the yfbV gene encoding terminus macrodomain insulation protein YfbV — MSTLQNSPPGFFKRFRLGNLYLKTFPMEKKLSPIFPELRMIKATRFGIRFMPPIAIFTLAWQIALGGQLGPAVATALFACSLPMQGLWWLGKRAATPLPASLLSWFYEIRDKFTQAGIAMAPIEHQPDYLALAQLLQRAFKQLDKSFIEDI; from the coding sequence ATGAGTACATTACAAAACTCACCGCCAGGTTTTTTCAAACGATTTAGGCTGGGGAACCTGTACCTAAAAACATTTCCAATGGAGAAAAAGTTATCTCCAATATTCCCCGAATTACGCATGATCAAAGCAACGCGCTTTGGTATCCGCTTTATGCCACCGATCGCTATTTTTACGCTCGCTTGGCAAATCGCGCTTGGCGGGCAGCTCGGACCTGCGGTCGCAACAGCTCTGTTTGCCTGTAGTTTACCAATGCAAGGCCTATGGTGGTTAGGAAAAAGGGCGGCAACTCCACTGCCTGCCAGTTTGCTCAGTTGGTTTTATGAAATCCGCGACAAATTTACCCAAGCAGGCATTGCTATGGCGCCTATCGAACATCAACCTGATTACTTGGCATTAGCGCAGTTGTTACAACGCGCATTTAAGCAGTTAGATAAGTCTTTTATTGAAGATATTTAA
- a CDS encoding YfbU family protein — translation MEMTNAQRLILSNQYKMMTMLDPDNADRYRRLQTIIERGFGLQMRELDRDFGELSESTCRTVIDIMEMYHALQVSYGNMSDPQGIDGRRVQFLGFDAATEARYLSYVRFMVNTEGRYTHFDSGTHGFNSQTPMWDKYVRMLGIWRACPRQYHLSAVEINQVINA, via the coding sequence ATGGAAATGACTAATGCACAACGCCTGATTTTATCAAATCAATACAAAATGATGACGATGTTGGATCCTGATAATGCAGATCGCTACCGTCGTTTGCAAACTATTATTGAGCGTGGCTTCGGCTTACAAATGCGTGAGCTAGATAGAGACTTCGGCGAATTAAGTGAGAGCACTTGTCGCACCGTGATTGATATCATGGAAATGTATCATGCATTACAAGTGTCTTATGGCAATATGAGTGATCCTCAAGGTATCGATGGACGCCGTGTGCAGTTCTTAGGCTTTGACGCAGCGACAGAAGCGCGTTACTTGAGCTATGTACGCTTTATGGTCAATACCGAAGGCCGCTATACCCATTTTGATAGTGGAACTCATGGCTTTAATTCTCAAACACCAATGTGGGATAAATATGTGCGGATGCTAGGTATTTGGCGTGCTTGTCCTCGTCAATACCATTTGTCTGCCGTGGAAATTAATCAGGTTATTAACGCATAA
- a CDS encoding sugar phosphatase, giving the protein MELKAKGFLFDLDGTLADSLAVVERCWCLFGEEIGVSPEEIISYIHGKPALTSLRHFMPEASEDEIMSRFRWLEKMEASDMEGVVALPGAVALLTRLEEIGAPWAIVTSGTVPIAHGRQKASGLPEPKHWVTFEKVSKGKPDPEPFLLGAQSLNLSPNDCLAFEDAQAGIYSALDAGCQVVAVHAPESMPRRQQIDAIISSLTQITVTGPDKNGVFTLHVSKNV; this is encoded by the coding sequence GTGGAGTTAAAAGCAAAAGGTTTTCTGTTTGATCTTGATGGTACTTTAGCCGATTCATTAGCGGTAGTTGAACGTTGCTGGTGTTTATTTGGTGAAGAAATAGGGGTTTCACCCGAAGAAATCATTAGCTATATCCATGGAAAACCTGCGCTAACTAGCTTACGTCACTTTATGCCTGAAGCCAGCGAAGACGAAATTATGTCTCGCTTTCGCTGGTTAGAAAAAATGGAAGCTTCCGATATGGAAGGTGTCGTCGCATTACCCGGAGCAGTGGCTTTATTGACACGTTTAGAAGAGATAGGTGCACCTTGGGCGATTGTGACTTCAGGAACGGTGCCAATAGCACATGGACGCCAAAAAGCTTCGGGTTTACCTGAACCAAAACATTGGGTTACTTTTGAAAAGGTATCAAAAGGTAAACCTGACCCAGAACCTTTCCTCTTAGGGGCACAATCCCTCAATTTATCACCAAACGATTGTCTGGCTTTTGAAGATGCTCAAGCAGGGATTTATTCAGCACTTGATGCAGGCTGTCAAGTTGTAGCCGTGCACGCGCCAGAGAGTATGCCAAGAAGACAACAAATTGATGCAATTATCAGTTCATTAACGCAGATTACGGTGACTGGCCCAGATAAAAATGGTGTTTTTACACTCCATGTATCAAAAAATGTCTAA